The Phycisphaerae bacterium genome has a window encoding:
- a CDS encoding M6 family metalloprotease domain-containing protein yields the protein MLFARVVRSTLLSLVVLAAFAPAARADVVLGKVLPLRQPDGTTLQVRIWGDEFYTVVESLDGYTLVRDPDTQYICYAILADDASSLVSTGVVVGTVSPAALGLVPHVRITAEAVAAQARAAREAFERLQAEGPWAPPAQRADMRGPTTGSVQGICLIIDFSDDVGTIPPATVNNFCNQVGYNLNGNNGSVRDYFYDVSNGLLTYTNFVPAAYYRALHPKTYYNDPNVQYGQRARELIVEALNALENSGFDFSAYDADGNGVVDALNCFYAGYSNSAWAKGLWPHAGWLSYCADGVCTQRYQMTDMQSALRLATFCHENGHMLMGWPDLYDYDYDSSGVGQFCLMCYGTTDTNPCEPCAYMKMIAGWTDTVLLSTPVTGLPAEYGSSTIYKYPHPTLSNEYYLIENRQRLGRDAGLPDAGLAIWHVDTQGSNNNQQQTPTLHYKVTLVQADGAWDLERYRNYGDSTDLWAAPTYTQCTPDTNPNTNWWSGESSGLYISSISESAATMYFDFLDDPDCNANGVADYQDIANCDGSAWCSDCNADGRLDECDIYEGWSVDCNENGVPDECDVAAGTSGDCNANGTPDECEILYGWYPDDNGNLVPDPCEWHAGDVNCDGLVSFGDINPFVLLMSNPDGYLDAFPDCIRLNGDVNGDGAANFADINAFVLLLSGGR from the coding sequence ATGTTGTTTGCCCGTGTGGTCCGTTCGACTCTGCTGAGCCTGGTGGTGCTGGCGGCGTTCGCCCCGGCGGCCCGCGCCGATGTCGTGCTGGGGAAGGTTTTGCCGCTGCGCCAACCGGACGGCACCACGCTCCAGGTGCGCATCTGGGGCGATGAGTTCTACACCGTCGTCGAGTCGCTGGACGGCTACACGCTCGTGCGCGATCCGGACACCCAGTACATCTGCTACGCCATCCTCGCGGACGACGCCAGTTCGCTCGTTTCGACCGGCGTAGTCGTGGGGACGGTCTCGCCGGCGGCGCTGGGGCTGGTGCCGCACGTCCGTATCACGGCGGAGGCGGTCGCAGCGCAGGCCCGGGCGGCGCGCGAGGCCTTCGAGCGCCTGCAGGCCGAGGGGCCATGGGCGCCCCCGGCGCAGCGGGCGGACATGCGCGGCCCAACGACCGGCAGCGTGCAGGGGATTTGCCTGATTATTGACTTCTCGGATGACGTGGGCACGATCCCGCCCGCGACGGTCAACAACTTTTGCAACCAGGTTGGCTACAACCTGAACGGCAACAACGGCTCGGTCCGCGACTATTTCTACGATGTGTCCAACGGGCTGCTGACATACACGAACTTCGTGCCGGCGGCGTATTACCGCGCGCTCCATCCCAAGACGTATTACAACGACCCCAACGTCCAGTACGGCCAGCGGGCGCGCGAGCTGATCGTCGAGGCGCTCAACGCGCTGGAGAACTCCGGCTTCGACTTCAGCGCCTACGACGCCGACGGCAACGGCGTCGTGGACGCGCTGAACTGCTTCTACGCCGGCTACAGCAACAGCGCCTGGGCCAAGGGCCTCTGGCCGCACGCGGGCTGGCTGAGCTACTGCGCCGATGGCGTCTGCACCCAGCGCTACCAGATGACCGACATGCAAAGCGCCTTGCGGTTGGCGACGTTCTGCCACGAGAACGGGCACATGCTGATGGGCTGGCCGGACCTGTACGACTACGACTACGACTCGTCGGGCGTCGGCCAGTTCTGCCTGATGTGCTACGGCACGACCGATACGAACCCGTGTGAGCCCTGCGCGTACATGAAGATGATCGCGGGCTGGACGGACACGGTGCTGCTAAGCACGCCGGTGACGGGTTTGCCGGCCGAGTACGGCAGCAGCACGATTTATAAGTACCCGCACCCGACGCTGAGCAACGAGTACTACCTGATCGAGAACCGGCAGCGCCTGGGCCGCGACGCCGGTCTGCCCGACGCCGGTCTGGCTATCTGGCACGTCGATACGCAGGGCAGCAACAATAACCAGCAGCAGACGCCGACGCTGCACTACAAGGTCACACTGGTACAGGCGGACGGCGCGTGGGACCTTGAGCGCTACCGCAACTACGGCGACAGCACCGACCTGTGGGCGGCGCCGACGTACACGCAGTGCACGCCCGACACGAACCCGAACACCAACTGGTGGAGCGGGGAGTCGTCGGGGCTGTACATCTCGTCGATCAGCGAATCGGCGGCGACGATGTACTTCGACTTCCTGGACGACCCGGACTGCAATGCGAACGGCGTGGCCGACTACCAGGACATCGCCAACTGCGACGGCAGCGCGTGGTGCAGCGACTGCAACGCCGATGGGCGGCTGGACGAATGCGACATCTACGAAGGCTGGAGCGTGGACTGCAACGAGAACGGCGTGCCCGACGAGTGCGACGTGGCGGCCGGCACCAGCGGCGACTGCAACGCGAACGGCACCCCCGACGAATGCGAGATTCTCTACGGCTGGTATCCGGATGACAACGGCAACCTCGTCCCGGATCCCTGCGAATGGCACGCGGGCGACGTCAACTGCGACGGGCTGGTCAGTTTCGGCGACATCAACCCGTTTGTGCTGCTGATGAGCAACCCGGACGGCTACCTGGACGCGTTCCCGGACTGCATCCGGCTGAACGGGGACGTCAACGGCGACGGGGCCGCGAACTTCGCGGACATCAACGCCTTCGTCCTGCTGCTCAGCGGGGGCCGTTGA